The following coding sequences lie in one Pseudomonas monsensis genomic window:
- the aroB gene encoding 3-dehydroquinate synthase, translated as MQTLKVDLGERSYPIHIGEGLLDQPELLAPHIHGRQVAIISNETVAPLYLERLTRSLAQFSVISVVLPDGEAFKNWETLQLIFDGLLTARHDRRTTVIALGGGVIGDMAGFAAACYQRGVDFIQIPTTLLSQVDSSVGGKTGINHPLGKNMVGAFYQPNVVLIDTASLKTLPARELSAGLAEVIKYGLICDEPFLTWLEDNVDALRALDQKALTYAIERSCAAKAAVVGADEKETGVRATLNLGHTFGHAIETHMGYGVWLHGEAVAAGTVMALEMSARLGWISEQERDRGIRLFQRAGLPVIPPEEMTEADFLEHMAIDKKVIDGRLRLVLLRRMGEAVVTADYPKEVLQATLGADYRALAQLKG; from the coding sequence ATGCAGACACTCAAGGTCGATCTAGGCGAGCGCAGCTACCCGATTCATATTGGCGAAGGTTTGTTGGATCAGCCCGAGCTGCTGGCTCCGCATATCCACGGGCGGCAAGTGGCAATCATCTCCAACGAAACCGTTGCGCCGCTCTATCTCGAACGTCTGACCCGCAGCCTGGCGCAGTTCTCGGTGATCTCGGTGGTGTTGCCCGACGGCGAAGCCTTCAAGAACTGGGAAACTCTGCAACTGATCTTCGACGGTCTGCTGACCGCTCGTCATGACCGCCGCACCACAGTGATTGCCCTCGGCGGCGGTGTTATCGGTGACATGGCTGGTTTCGCTGCGGCCTGTTACCAGCGCGGTGTCGATTTCATCCAGATCCCGACCACTTTGCTGTCCCAGGTCGATTCGTCGGTGGGCGGCAAGACCGGGATCAACCATCCGCTGGGCAAGAACATGGTCGGCGCGTTCTATCAGCCGAACGTGGTGCTGATCGATACCGCCTCCCTGAAAACCCTGCCGGCGCGTGAGCTGTCGGCCGGGCTGGCGGAAGTCATCAAGTACGGCCTGATCTGCGACGAGCCGTTCCTGACCTGGCTCGAAGACAACGTCGACGCCCTCCGCGCGCTGGACCAGAAAGCCCTGACTTATGCGATCGAGCGCTCGTGCGCAGCCAAGGCTGCGGTGGTCGGCGCCGATGAGAAGGAAACCGGCGTGCGCGCCACGCTCAACCTCGGTCATACCTTCGGCCACGCCATCGAGACCCACATGGGCTATGGTGTCTGGTTGCATGGGGAAGCGGTCGCGGCTGGCACCGTGATGGCGCTGGAGATGTCGGCGCGTCTGGGCTGGATCAGCGAACAGGAGCGTGATCGCGGCATTCGTCTGTTCCAGCGGGCCGGCCTGCCGGTGATTCCGCCGGAAGAAATGACCGAAGCCGATTTTCTCGAACACATGGCAATCGACAAAAAAGTGATCGACGGTCGTCTGCGCCTGGTGCTGCTGCGCCGGATGGGCGAAGCGGTAGTGACCGCCGATTATCCGAAAGAGGTTTTACAGGCCACGCTGGGAGCGGACTACCGCGCCCTGGCTCAGCTTAAAGGTTAA
- a CDS encoding AAA family ATPase has product MTSLHADEAFLGHFQLSHDPFAPRVPGFKFFPAQRKPVLGQLHHLARYSQLLLVVTGPQGSGKTLLRQALVASTNKQSVQSVVVSARGAGDAAGLLRQVAQALDVAQADVGAILAQVVQLALTGQEVYLLVDDAEQLDESALEALMALGAGAPEGRPHVFLFGESSLIAQLEALQLEEERFHVIELQPYTEEETREYLDQRLEGAGRGVELFTADQISDIHESAEGWPGNINQVARDALIEVMIASRSAVKRPSMGFNMPKKHVLAISAVVVVAVAAAWLMPGRNKAPTTGAPANEQAQLPLGQGANGGAPNVEFAGNTQPMPLPLVGNSQPVMRGPLAEAAGGITEGDDGVPVEGSSATPPTVTTSAPPAGVPAGPAPTPVPVPAAKPAPAPTQVATAKPAPAAPAAKPAPAPAKPVAAAKPAEKPVTVAKAAGGSWYAGQPTSNYVVQILGTSSEAAAQNFVKEQGGEYRYFKKVLNGKPLYVITYGNFANRDAAVSAIKALPAKVQAGKPWPRTVASVQQELATTR; this is encoded by the coding sequence ATGACTAGTTTGCATGCCGACGAGGCGTTTCTCGGCCATTTCCAGTTAAGTCACGACCCGTTCGCGCCACGGGTGCCGGGCTTCAAGTTCTTCCCGGCCCAGCGCAAGCCGGTGCTCGGGCAGCTGCATCATCTGGCCCGTTACAGCCAGTTGCTGCTGGTGGTCACGGGGCCGCAAGGCAGCGGCAAGACATTGCTGCGCCAGGCGCTGGTTGCCAGCACCAACAAGCAATCGGTGCAAAGCGTGGTCGTTTCCGCCCGTGGCGCCGGTGATGCCGCTGGCCTGTTGCGTCAGGTGGCTCAGGCGCTGGACGTGGCACAAGCCGACGTCGGTGCGATTCTGGCGCAAGTGGTTCAGCTCGCACTGACCGGCCAGGAAGTCTACTTGCTGGTGGATGACGCCGAGCAGCTCGACGAATCCGCCCTTGAAGCCCTGATGGCGCTGGGTGCCGGGGCTCCGGAAGGTCGCCCGCACGTGTTCCTGTTCGGCGAGTCGTCGCTGATCGCGCAACTCGAGGCCTTGCAACTCGAAGAAGAGCGTTTCCACGTCATCGAGCTGCAGCCGTACACCGAAGAAGAGACCCGCGAGTATCTCGACCAACGGCTGGAAGGTGCCGGCCGGGGTGTCGAACTTTTCACCGCAGATCAGATCTCTGATATTCACGAAAGTGCCGAGGGTTGGCCGGGCAACATCAACCAGGTCGCTCGCGATGCTCTGATCGAAGTCATGATTGCCAGCCGCTCTGCGGTCAAGCGTCCAAGTATGGGGTTCAACATGCCGAAGAAACACGTATTGGCGATTTCCGCCGTCGTTGTGGTCGCGGTCGCCGCTGCCTGGCTGATGCCGGGTCGCAACAAGGCGCCAACCACCGGCGCTCCTGCCAATGAACAGGCACAGTTGCCATTGGGGCAGGGTGCCAATGGCGGCGCGCCGAACGTCGAGTTCGCCGGCAATACGCAGCCGATGCCGTTGCCGCTGGTCGGCAACTCGCAACCGGTGATGCGTGGTCCGTTGGCTGAAGCCGCGGGTGGCATCACTGAAGGTGACGACGGCGTGCCGGTCGAAGGCTCCAGCGCGACGCCGCCGACCGTCACCACTTCCGCACCGCCTGCGGGCGTTCCGGCAGGTCCTGCGCCAACGCCGGTGCCTGTCCCGGCGGCCAAGCCTGCTCCGGCGCCGACTCAGGTCGCCACCGCGAAGCCTGCTCCGGCAGCGCCAGCGGCGAAACCGGCTCCTGCGCCGGCCAAGCCTGTAGCGGCCGCCAAACCGGCCGAGAAGCCGGTTACCGTGGCCAAAGCAGCCGGTGGCAGTTGGTACGCCGGTCAGCCGACCAGCAACTACGTGGTGCAGATCCTCGGCACCAGCTCTGAAGCGGCCGCGCAAAACTTCGTCAAGGAGCAGGGCGGCGAGTACCGTTATTTCAAGAAAGTTCTCAACGGCAAGCCTCTCTACGTGATCACCTACGGCAACTTCGCCAATCGTGATGCAGCCGTTTCTGCCATCAAGGCCTTGCCAGCGAAGGTTCAGGCTGGTAAACCTTGGCCTCGCACTGTCGCCAGCGTCCAACAGGAACTGGCAACAACTCGCTGA
- a CDS encoding PilN domain-containing protein — MARINLLPWREERREERRKRFLLALTGVVVGSIGAVFIADQIISAAIDRQITRNDYIGKQIAVVDERIKQISELKAHRQQLVERMRIIQDLQGNRQVSGRIFDQLARTLPDGVYFTKVKRLGKTLSISGAAESNNRVSELMRNLDASDWFDAPSLNEVKATSADQVEQSNTFELTVRQTQPKNLEDDQ, encoded by the coding sequence ATGGCGCGGATCAACCTTCTACCCTGGCGCGAGGAGCGCCGCGAAGAGCGGCGCAAACGCTTCCTGCTGGCACTGACCGGCGTGGTGGTCGGCTCGATCGGTGCCGTGTTTATCGCCGATCAGATCATCAGTGCGGCAATCGACCGGCAAATCACGCGCAACGACTACATCGGCAAACAGATCGCCGTCGTCGACGAACGGATCAAACAGATCAGTGAACTCAAGGCCCATCGCCAGCAACTGGTCGAGCGCATGCGCATCATCCAGGATCTGCAGGGCAACCGGCAGGTCAGCGGGCGGATCTTCGATCAGCTGGCGCGCACACTGCCCGACGGCGTGTATTTCACCAAGGTGAAAAGGCTCGGCAAGACCCTCTCCATCAGCGGCGCGGCAGAGTCGAACAACCGGGTGTCCGAGCTGATGCGCAATCTGGATGCGTCCGACTGGTTCGACGCACCGAGCCTGAATGAAGTCAAAGCCACCTCTGCCGATCAGGTGGAACAGTCCAATACCTTTGAACTGACTGTTCGTCAGACCCAGCCGAAAAATCTGGAGGACGACCAATGA
- the pilO gene encoding type 4a pilus biogenesis protein PilO: MKPSEWLDNLRNIDFNDLDTSNIGSWPGAVKAITGVLLMVLVLALGYNFFISDMESQLEARREEETTLKDQFASKAHLSANLELYTQQMKEMENSFGVLLRQLPSDTEVPGLLEDITRTGLGSGLEFEEIKLLPEVTQPFYIELPIQITVTGAYHDLATFVSGVAGLPRIVTLHDFELAPASPEGGPKLRMSILAKTYRYNDKGLQK, translated from the coding sequence ATGAAGCCGTCCGAATGGCTGGACAACCTGCGCAATATCGACTTCAACGACTTGGACACGAGCAACATCGGTTCCTGGCCAGGGGCCGTGAAAGCCATCACCGGGGTGCTGTTGATGGTGCTGGTGCTGGCGCTTGGTTATAACTTTTTCATCAGCGACATGGAGAGCCAACTCGAAGCCAGGCGCGAGGAGGAGACCACGCTCAAAGACCAGTTCGCCAGCAAGGCGCACCTGTCGGCAAACCTGGAGTTGTACACCCAGCAAATGAAGGAGATGGAGAACTCCTTCGGCGTGCTGTTGCGGCAATTGCCCAGTGACACTGAAGTCCCCGGTTTGCTGGAGGACATCACCCGTACCGGGCTGGGCAGCGGGCTGGAATTCGAAGAGATCAAACTGCTGCCGGAGGTGACGCAACCGTTCTACATCGAGTTGCCGATCCAGATCACCGTGACGGGCGCCTATCACGACCTGGCGACCTTCGTCAGCGGCGTGGCCGGCCTGCCGCGGATTGTCACCTTGCATGATTTCGAACTGGCGCCGGCCAGCCCCGAAGGCGGGCCGAAACTGCGCATGAGCATCCTCGCCAAGACCTACCGCTATAACGACAAGGGGCTGCAGAAATGA
- a CDS encoding pilus assembly protein PilP, translated as MTPIRNLVLPVALLALSGCGGSSDFSDLDAYMNEVRLRPPGKIEPTPTFRSYPTFTYSAANLRSPFSRQVRVDLAGQKQGSRNVKPDPNRVKQYLEGFNIEQFEMVGTIANASGSFALLRGAGGVHRLKVGDYLGRNDGRIVAISATQVDVVEIVPDGQGAWLERPRTIPLKEHS; from the coding sequence ATGACCCCGATTCGTAATCTGGTCTTGCCGGTGGCGCTGCTGGCCTTGAGCGGCTGCGGGGGCAGCAGTGACTTCAGCGACCTCGACGCCTACATGAATGAAGTGCGCCTGCGCCCGCCGGGCAAGATTGAACCAACGCCGACATTCCGGTCTTACCCCACATTCACCTACAGCGCTGCCAATCTGCGCAGTCCGTTTTCCCGTCAGGTGCGGGTCGACCTGGCGGGACAGAAGCAGGGTTCGCGCAACGTCAAACCCGACCCCAATCGGGTCAAGCAATACCTCGAAGGTTTCAACATCGAGCAGTTCGAGATGGTCGGCACCATTGCCAATGCCTCTGGCTCTTTTGCGCTGTTGCGCGGGGCGGGCGGTGTGCATCGGTTGAAGGTCGGCGATTACCTGGGGCGCAACGACGGCCGCATCGTGGCCATCAGCGCGACCCAGGTCGATGTGGTCGAAATCGTTCCCGACGGTCAGGGCGCCTGGCTGGAACGACCACGCACCATTCCTTTGAAAGAGCACTCATAG
- the aroK gene encoding shikimate kinase AroK: protein MRNLILVGPMGAGKSTIGRLLAKELRLPFKDSDKEIELRTGANIPWIFDKEGEPGFRDREQAMIAELCAFDGVVLATGGGAVMRDANRKALHEGGRVVYLHASVEQQVGRTSRDRNRPLLRTADPAKTLRDLLAIRDPLYREIADLVVETDERPPRMVVLDILDRLAQLPPR, encoded by the coding sequence GTGCGAAATTTGATTCTTGTAGGACCGATGGGCGCTGGCAAAAGCACCATCGGCCGGTTGCTGGCCAAAGAGCTGCGCCTGCCGTTCAAAGATTCCGACAAGGAAATTGAACTGCGCACGGGCGCCAATATCCCGTGGATCTTCGACAAGGAAGGCGAGCCCGGCTTTCGTGACCGTGAGCAGGCGATGATCGCCGAGCTGTGCGCGTTCGACGGCGTGGTGCTGGCCACCGGTGGCGGCGCGGTGATGCGTGATGCCAATCGCAAGGCCCTGCATGAGGGTGGGCGAGTGGTGTATCTGCATGCCTCCGTCGAACAGCAAGTGGGCCGCACCTCGCGTGATCGCAATCGGCCGTTGCTGCGCACCGCCGACCCGGCGAAAACCCTGCGTGACCTCCTCGCGATCCGTGATCCGCTTTATCGGGAAATCGCCGATCTGGTGGTGGAAACCGACGAACGGCCACCACGCATGGTGGTGCTCGACATTCTTGATCGCCTCGCGCAGCTTCCACCCCGTTAA
- the pilQ gene encoding type IV pilus secretin PilQ produces MNRIFSTLGFSLWIALMSPMVLAANLKALDVAALPGDRVELKLSFDGPPPQPKGYTTESPARIAVDLPGVASQLASKNFDLGSGNARTATVVEAKDRTRLIVSLTQLAPYNTRVEGNTLYVVVGQGAPVAAPRPAAAVPRATTVAAAPAKAFVAKSRAIRGVDFQRGTAGEGNVVIDLSDPTIAPDIQEHDGKIILSFARTQLQEKLRVRLDVKDFATPVQFVNAGVSGDRTVVTVEPGGTYEYSTFQTDNKLTVSVRPMTVDDLQKRNADRNSYVGEKLSLNFQDIDVRSVLQLIADFTNLNLVASDTVQGGITLRLQNVPWDQALDLVLKTKGLDKRKIGNVLLVAPADEIAARERQELESQKQIAELAPLRRELLQVNYAKAADIAKLFQSVTSAEAKVDERGSITVDERTNNIIAYQTQDRLDELRRIVAQLDIPVRQVMIEARIVEANVDYDKSLGVRWGGSIQNKGNWNTSGVSNGNSTTIGTPGSTSTNSPFVDMGTVGNTSGIGIAFITDNVLLDLELTAMEKTGNGEIVSQPKVVTSDKETAKILKGTEIPYQEASSSGATSVSFKEASLSLEVTPQITPDNRIIMEVKVTKDEPDYLNKVQDVPPIKKNEVNAKVLVNDGETIVIGGVFSNTQSKVVDKVPFLGDVPYLGRLFRRDVVSEKKSELLVFLTPRIMNNQAIAVSR; encoded by the coding sequence ATGAACAGGATTTTCTCCACCCTCGGTTTTTCGCTATGGATAGCGCTGATGTCGCCGATGGTACTCGCTGCCAACCTGAAGGCGCTCGACGTGGCGGCATTGCCGGGCGACCGCGTCGAACTGAAGTTGTCGTTCGACGGCCCGCCACCGCAGCCCAAGGGCTACACCACCGAGTCGCCGGCGCGCATCGCTGTGGATTTGCCCGGTGTCGCCAGTCAGTTGGCGAGCAAAAATTTCGATCTGGGCAGTGGCAATGCGCGCACTGCCACGGTGGTCGAGGCCAAGGACCGGACGCGGCTGATCGTCAGCCTCACGCAGTTGGCGCCCTATAACACGCGAGTGGAGGGCAATACTCTGTACGTGGTGGTCGGCCAGGGCGCGCCGGTTGCGGCCCCCCGTCCCGCAGCCGCCGTACCCCGTGCGACGACCGTCGCTGCTGCTCCGGCCAAGGCCTTCGTGGCGAAAAGCCGAGCGATTCGCGGTGTCGATTTCCAGCGCGGTACGGCGGGCGAGGGCAATGTGGTCATCGACCTGTCCGACCCGACCATTGCCCCGGATATCCAGGAGCATGACGGCAAGATCATCCTCAGCTTCGCCCGTACTCAGTTGCAGGAGAAACTGCGAGTACGGCTCGACGTCAAGGATTTCGCCACGCCGGTGCAGTTCGTCAATGCCGGGGTGAGCGGTGATCGCACGGTGGTCACCGTCGAACCCGGCGGCACTTACGAGTATTCGACTTTCCAGACCGACAACAAACTGACCGTCAGCGTCCGCCCGATGACGGTCGACGATCTGCAAAAGCGTAATGCCGACCGCAACAGCTACGTCGGCGAAAAGCTCTCGTTGAACTTCCAGGACATCGACGTGCGCTCGGTACTGCAATTGATCGCCGACTTCACCAACCTCAATCTGGTCGCCAGCGACACGGTGCAGGGCGGTATCACCTTGCGCCTGCAGAACGTGCCGTGGGATCAGGCGCTGGATCTGGTGCTGAAAACCAAGGGGCTCGATAAACGCAAGATCGGCAATGTGCTGCTGGTGGCACCCGCTGATGAAATCGCCGCCCGTGAGCGCCAGGAACTGGAGTCGCAGAAGCAGATCGCCGAACTGGCGCCGTTGCGCCGCGAACTGCTGCAAGTGAATTACGCCAAGGCGGCCGACATCGCCAAACTGTTCCAGTCGGTGACCAGCGCCGAAGCGAAAGTCGATGAGCGTGGTTCGATCACGGTCGATGAGCGCACCAACAACATCATTGCCTACCAGACCCAGGATCGCCTCGACGAACTGCGGCGGATCGTGGCGCAGCTGGATATCCCGGTACGCCAGGTGATGATCGAGGCGCGGATCGTCGAGGCCAACGTCGATTACGACAAGAGCCTGGGCGTGCGCTGGGGCGGTTCGATCCAGAACAAGGGCAACTGGAACACGTCCGGGGTCAGTAACGGCAACTCAACCACCATTGGCACGCCGGGCAGCACCAGCACCAACTCGCCGTTCGTCGACATGGGCACGGTCGGCAACACGTCCGGGATCGGCATTGCGTTCATCACCGATAATGTATTGCTCGATCTTGAGCTGACAGCGATGGAAAAAACCGGCAACGGCGAAATTGTCTCCCAGCCGAAGGTGGTCACCTCCGACAAGGAAACCGCGAAGATCCTCAAGGGCACCGAGATTCCGTACCAGGAAGCCAGCTCCAGCGGGGCGACGTCGGTGTCGTTCAAGGAAGCTTCGCTGTCGCTGGAGGTGACGCCGCAGATCACGCCCGACAACCGCATCATCATGGAAGTGAAGGTCACCAAGGACGAACCGGACTACCTGAACAAAGTGCAGGATGTACCGCCGATCAAGAAAAACGAGGTCAACGCCAAAGTACTGGTGAATGACGGCGAAACCATCGTGATTGGGGGCGTTTTCTCAAATACTCAAAGCAAGGTTGTAGATAAGGTGCCATTTCTTGGCGATGTGCCGTATCTTGGCCGCCTTTTCCGGCGTGATGTGGTTTCGGAGAAAAAATCCGAGCTGCTGGTATTTCTCACTCCGCGTATCATGAATAACCAGGCGATTGCTGTGAGTCGTTGA